A genomic region of Leptolyngbya sp. NIES-2104 contains the following coding sequences:
- a CDS encoding Stp1/IreP family PP2C-type Ser/Thr phosphatase, translating into MKRFFTAGMTDTGLIRSVNQDAYAVDADERFFIVADGMGGHAGGQEASRIAIETMQAFLTQQWETDIDSETLLQQAVLEANQAILKDQRLNPERGDMGTTAVAVIFRDEQPLYTHIGDSRLYRLRGAKLEQITEDHTWVARAMRLGEITPDQARVHPMRHVLAQCLGRPDVERVDIRSLSVQSGDRLLLCSDGLTEELSDQIIANHLKSIRACEKAAIALINAAKDRGGRDNITVVIVAIQ; encoded by the coding sequence ATGAAACGCTTCTTTACCGCTGGGATGACTGACACGGGACTGATCCGATCGGTTAACCAAGATGCCTATGCTGTCGATGCCGATGAGCGATTTTTTATTGTGGCGGATGGCATGGGGGGACACGCCGGAGGACAAGAAGCGAGTCGAATCGCGATCGAGACGATGCAAGCCTTTCTCACGCAGCAGTGGGAAACCGATATCGACTCGGAAACGCTGCTACAGCAAGCCGTTTTAGAAGCAAATCAAGCGATTCTCAAAGATCAGCGACTGAACCCAGAGCGAGGAGACATGGGAACGACCGCAGTCGCGGTGATTTTTCGAGATGAACAACCACTTTACACGCACATTGGCGATTCTCGGCTGTACCGCTTGCGGGGAGCCAAATTAGAGCAAATTACTGAAGACCATACTTGGGTAGCGCGGGCGATGAGACTCGGTGAAATTACGCCAGATCAGGCGCGGGTTCATCCGATGCGGCACGTACTAGCCCAATGTTTAGGACGACCCGATGTAGAACGGGTGGACATTCGATCGCTTTCCGTACAATCCGGAGATCGTTTATTACTATGTAGCGATGGACTCACCGAAGAGCTTTCGGATCAAATCATCGCTAATCATTTGAAATCGATACGAGCATGTGAAAAAGCAGCGATCGCTTTGATCAATGCTGCGAAAGATCGCGGTGGACGAGACAACATTACGGTTGTCATTGTTGCGATCCAATAG
- a CDS encoding response regulator — MNTLPLQGLRILLVEDEPDSREMMIVALEAEGAEIVAVENVTSAFTALSGWQPDLLISDIRMPDSDGFTFLQTLRSQSILIPAIAVTGSATDDERKEAFAAGFQRHLPKPIDLDLLYQTITELIPQSTE; from the coding sequence ATGAACACTCTGCCCCTACAAGGCTTGCGAATCTTACTGGTTGAAGATGAGCCAGATTCGCGAGAAATGATGATTGTTGCACTCGAAGCAGAAGGAGCAGAGATCGTTGCTGTTGAAAACGTCACCTCTGCCTTCACCGCGTTATCCGGTTGGCAACCTGACCTGCTGATCAGCGATATCCGGATGCCCGATTCAGACGGGTTTACTTTTTTGCAAACACTAAGATCGCAATCGATTCTGATTCCCGCGATCGCGGTCACGGGTTCTGCCACCGATGACGAACGGAAAGAAGCCTTCGCTGCGGGCTTTCAGCGCCATTTACCCAAACCGATTGATCTTGACCTTCTTTACCAAACCATCACCGAGTTAATTCCGCAATCGACCGAATGA